A region of uncultured Draconibacterium sp. DNA encodes the following proteins:
- a CDS encoding glycosyltransferase family 2 protein has translation MKTSIIVCTYNEAETIFNVVASCCKHNPEAEVIVVDDGSTDGTENVLKTLVPHYHFEYLKLPENHGKSYAMACGVEFASNEIVLFINANLVHLRKDHFLAMLAPIQNQEADMVIGNPASFTINYGADPYETAMGEKAMLRADLLPILKDVKEIFFGVDAFFTIYYQALGKRVSYQALNDLEWAVRKSDSRKVKERHEGDKEIANAMISNFDLMIKRVQNNIQKSQNYTQSTISSVQLQLNKYMKHLRERITSVEPV, from the coding sequence ATGAAAACAAGCATTATTGTTTGTACCTACAACGAAGCGGAAACCATTTTTAATGTGGTTGCTTCGTGTTGCAAACACAACCCTGAAGCCGAGGTGATTGTGGTTGACGACGGGTCGACAGACGGAACCGAGAATGTGCTGAAAACCCTGGTTCCTCATTATCACTTCGAGTATTTAAAGCTGCCTGAAAACCATGGAAAGAGTTACGCAATGGCCTGTGGCGTTGAGTTTGCCAGCAACGAAATTGTGCTGTTCATCAATGCCAACCTGGTTCATTTACGAAAAGATCATTTCTTAGCCATGTTAGCCCCGATTCAAAATCAAGAGGCTGACATGGTTATTGGCAATCCCGCCAGTTTTACCATTAATTATGGTGCCGATCCGTATGAAACGGCCATGGGCGAAAAAGCCATGCTGCGAGCCGATTTACTTCCCATTTTAAAAGACGTAAAAGAAATCTTTTTTGGGGTTGATGCATTTTTTACCATTTATTACCAGGCTTTGGGTAAAAGGGTTAGCTATCAGGCGCTAAACGATCTGGAGTGGGCAGTGCGTAAATCGGACAGTCGAAAAGTAAAGGAGAGGCACGAGGGCGATAAAGAAATTGCCAATGCAATGATCTCCAATTTCGACCTGATGATAAAGCGTGTGCAGAACAACATCCAGAAATCACAAAATTACACCCAATCAACCATTTCAAGTGTTCAGTTGCAGTTGAACAAGTACATGAAGCACCTTAGAGAACGCATCACAAGTGTGGAACCGGTTTAA
- a CDS encoding adenylate/guanylate cyclase domain-containing protein, producing MPKLERTYKGSVRRHQFQLLIFTLIYWNVVIRFAIFMRMLGARDDHMGDMLSKGMSFLVDEILWSSAVISLFATLSWFTLNMVYPNLVRNFKMRKLAVGVVFLDIFIFLIISILLGIVHYSVSEDLSFIESVSHLPRFLFNSTILFFLIVLFVGGYVYQLINTLLQQVGYAPLGKIMMGYYQKPREEELIFMFLDLQSSTAVAERLGHKKYSYFIQDCFKCVSNSLLATRGRVYQFVGDEVVVSWTTKRESAYKSAVDFYYLYEKALRKRRGYFEKQYGMMPVFTASLNVGKVMAAEVGEIKRELAFHGDVLNTAARIQKQCKRYKKKILVTSEFAVKLIKNTKAYKIEYVDLIKFFGKKNSIKIYEVYKAEN from the coding sequence ATGCCAAAATTGGAAAGAACATATAAAGGCTCGGTACGCCGGCATCAGTTTCAACTGTTGATTTTTACTTTAATTTACTGGAATGTGGTCATCCGTTTTGCCATTTTTATGCGCATGCTGGGTGCCCGCGACGACCATATGGGCGATATGTTATCAAAAGGAATGAGCTTTTTGGTTGATGAGATTTTGTGGTCATCGGCAGTGATTTCGCTCTTTGCCACATTAAGTTGGTTTACGCTTAATATGGTTTACCCGAACCTGGTTAGAAACTTCAAAATGCGCAAGCTGGCAGTCGGGGTTGTTTTTCTCGACATCTTTATCTTTTTAATCATAAGTATCCTGTTGGGAATTGTGCATTACAGTGTATCCGAAGATCTGAGTTTTATCGAGTCAGTATCTCATTTGCCACGGTTTTTATTTAACTCAACCATTCTCTTTTTTCTTATAGTATTGTTTGTTGGAGGTTATGTTTATCAATTGATCAACACACTTTTGCAGCAGGTCGGTTATGCGCCGCTCGGGAAAATTATGATGGGATACTACCAGAAACCCCGCGAAGAGGAGTTGATCTTTATGTTTCTCGATTTGCAGTCGTCTACTGCAGTAGCCGAAAGACTGGGGCACAAAAAATACAGCTATTTTATCCAGGATTGTTTTAAATGTGTCTCCAATTCGTTGTTGGCGACCCGTGGGCGTGTTTATCAGTTTGTTGGCGACGAGGTGGTGGTTTCGTGGACTACCAAACGGGAGTCGGCGTATAAAAGTGCGGTTGATTTTTATTACCTGTACGAAAAAGCGTTGCGTAAACGCCGCGGGTATTTTGAGAAACAATACGGAATGATGCCTGTTTTTACCGCATCGTTAAACGTTGGGAAAGTAATGGCGGCTGAAGTGGGCGAGATCAAACGCGAGCTGGCTTTTCACGGCGATGTGTTAAACACTGCAGCGCGCATTCAAAAACAGTGTAAACGCTACAAGAAAAAGATATTGGTAACCAGCGAATTTGCGGTAAAACTGATAAAAAACACCAAAGCATATAAAATTGAATACGTTGACCTGATCAAGTTTTTTGGCAAGAAAAACTCCATAAAAATCTACGAAGTATATAAAGCTGAAAACTAA
- a CDS encoding Pycsar system effector family protein, with product MKIVEEVKEFATRYYEEKVSALLNYHSIEHTRLVAKVSETIADAEGLSERDKDIVVVAAWFHDIGHAVSLKDHEAEGCKIARQFLAEKGMDEAFIVEVEKCIEATKMGAPKNSLLEEIIGDADHAHAGMENFMEISNLLRKEMCNFVERECSKLEYWKQTLDFILGINFHTDYAKNTFEPVRLKNIRKVEKRIQKLSADKTPDLPQHTQKSTARGIETMFRLTARNQINLSSIADNKANIMLTINAVLVSVLMSTSALTLRTSEHNFLIPGIILIVGCLISLVFAILSVIPKYGTGHYNDEDLKKRKLNLLFFGNFVNMPYEKYQKGVKEMMSDYDYLYGTLTKDQYNLGKVLAKKYKLLRYSYRVFMVSFVVAVLTFLVQYLSKIM from the coding sequence ATGAAAATTGTTGAAGAGGTTAAGGAATTTGCTACCAGATATTACGAAGAGAAAGTTTCGGCTTTGTTGAATTACCATTCTATTGAGCATACCCGGCTGGTTGCAAAGGTGTCGGAAACCATTGCCGATGCTGAAGGTTTGAGCGAAAGAGACAAAGACATTGTAGTGGTGGCAGCCTGGTTTCACGATATTGGTCATGCGGTTTCGTTAAAAGACCACGAGGCTGAAGGTTGTAAAATTGCCCGACAATTTCTTGCTGAAAAAGGCATGGATGAGGCGTTTATTGTTGAAGTGGAAAAGTGCATTGAGGCAACAAAAATGGGAGCGCCCAAAAACTCATTGCTTGAAGAAATTATTGGCGACGCCGATCATGCACACGCAGGAATGGAGAATTTTATGGAAATCTCGAATTTGCTGCGAAAAGAGATGTGCAATTTTGTTGAACGCGAATGCTCGAAACTGGAATACTGGAAACAAACCCTTGATTTTATTCTGGGTATAAATTTTCATACCGACTACGCCAAAAATACCTTCGAGCCGGTTCGGTTAAAGAATATCAGGAAAGTAGAAAAACGCATCCAAAAGTTGTCTGCCGACAAAACTCCGGATTTGCCACAACACACCCAAAAAAGTACGGCGCGTGGAATCGAAACCATGTTCCGGCTTACTGCCCGCAACCAAATCAATTTGAGCTCGATAGCCGATAATAAAGCCAATATTATGCTGACGATTAACGCTGTGCTGGTTTCGGTGCTGATGAGTACAAGTGCCCTGACTTTGCGCACCAGCGAGCATAACTTTCTTATACCCGGAATAATATTGATTGTAGGCTGTTTAATATCGCTGGTATTTGCCATTCTTTCGGTTATTCCAAAGTATGGAACGGGGCACTACAACGATGAAGATCTGAAAAAGCGAAAACTTAACCTGTTGTTTTTTGGCAACTTTGTAAATATGCCTTACGAGAAATATCAGAAGGGCGTAAAAGAAATGATGAGCGATTACGATTATTTGTACGGAACACTAACCAAAGACCAATATAACCTGGGAAAAGTGTTGGCTAAAAAATATAAACTGTTGAGGTATTCCTACCGCGTTTTTATGGTGAGTTTTGTGGTGGCAGTGCTTACATTTTTAGTGCAGTATCTCTCAAAAATCATGTAA
- a CDS encoding BamA/TamA family outer membrane protein yields MKKDQIKISFVLFVLIASCYSSVFAQDNINYSVFLAGNTSPEEAVDLNDFITELTNIPQPHAFVYLGNYSAYSTHDDESEFSFYPQIKNKNTPLLFTNGIKEWHNGKKQTKRVGKAIRNYFPDNEVYTNDWGCPGPTEVELNEQLTVILVDTYWWLTALDTRYGKCGIEKDEDVFIWLQDALRRNKNKTVIVAGFHPIESLGPHGGNFSTAASILGFPYVLYKNTLGGRSDLVHPDYRNLRQQLHAVFHEFPNVIYASALENSLQYIKTDNIHQVISGSLVKQSYTNGNKADFASSSAGISRIDIYENGDVTLNFFTLENGTQAPVFSRLLYTLTTEKEEDLTAKRQELFKDSTHTTFASLQYQATKSYEKWMGTNYRQVWETPVEARVFDISKEKGGLSVLKRGGGQQTKSLRMETDEGHQYVLRSLEKFAEGALPNEMKPTFAKDIVQDQISASNPYSAMPAAVLAEHAGVFHTNPEVVYVPQDPLLKQYKEDMKSGLFLFEERPANDRSDLASFGYSKDIVGTDDVLEKIIESEDYQVDQKAVLRARLLDIFINDWDRHDDQWRWASFEEGSKTIYKPIPRDRDQTFFVNQGILPGIASLPFILPKLQNFQPRTKNVVGLGFNARYFDRTFLNHMEWEDWQEANTELMNRMTPEAINEAMATFPEEVQPLVADSTAKILLERKKYMEEMAQELYLYLAKRINIPGTDRKDLFEIKRKNDNETEIRVYHIKKDDSKGKLIYQRTIKTNETHEVVCYGLDDEDRFEISGEVKKGPIIRIVGGQDKDVVVNNSKVGGIRTKTLVYDLLKSTEIEGSGTTNAKLTNNKIIHEYDRKYFKRDVGMPLASGGYNADDGVYIGYGRSWYKQRFRRDTKTSLLGEYSIENSSFNINAQYESLSTNNGLDAIFGVDASTENYTTNFFGFGNNSNYKNSGYDDDYYKVKQRRIVAQLAVQKRFGESVWARYDEDEEHKDHPINEHKLGLTAQWQLNDTKEEEYKFITNFDENGLSPENLAQIHYAVLGGYYGYQNLNKDFRPTRGFVVDASVNHYLNLKGEEPDFTKISGSAATLLSFTKYPRTVFAFRVGGEKIFGDYFFHDAAILDGKTNLRGYRKTRFYGDASAYFNSELRFKVIDFKNYLLTGELGVLLFDDVGRVWFDGEESSKWHNGYGGGIWLSPFKMAIVTATLNKSHEETLVQFNFSFLF; encoded by the coding sequence ATGAAAAAAGACCAGATAAAAATTAGCTTCGTTTTATTTGTACTTATTGCAAGTTGTTACTCTTCTGTTTTTGCGCAAGACAACATAAATTACAGTGTATTTTTGGCCGGAAATACAAGCCCCGAGGAAGCTGTTGATCTCAATGATTTTATTACTGAATTAACAAATATCCCACAGCCACATGCGTTTGTTTACCTCGGGAATTACTCCGCTTACAGTACTCATGATGATGAAAGTGAGTTTAGTTTTTACCCGCAAATAAAAAATAAGAATACGCCATTACTTTTTACAAACGGAATTAAGGAGTGGCACAACGGGAAAAAACAAACAAAAAGGGTAGGCAAAGCCATTCGCAACTATTTCCCCGACAACGAAGTGTACACAAATGATTGGGGTTGCCCCGGCCCAACCGAAGTTGAGCTAAACGAGCAACTAACCGTGATTCTGGTTGACACCTACTGGTGGCTTACTGCGCTCGACACGCGCTATGGGAAATGTGGGATCGAAAAAGACGAGGATGTTTTTATCTGGTTGCAGGATGCGCTGCGCAGAAATAAGAACAAAACGGTTATCGTTGCGGGATTTCACCCGATAGAATCGCTTGGCCCGCACGGTGGTAATTTTTCAACGGCCGCAAGCATTTTAGGATTTCCGTATGTCCTTTACAAAAATACGCTTGGCGGTAGAAGCGATTTGGTTCACCCTGATTACAGGAACCTGCGCCAGCAACTGCATGCTGTTTTTCACGAATTCCCGAATGTAATTTATGCATCGGCACTCGAAAACAGTTTGCAGTACATTAAAACCGACAATATTCACCAGGTGATCAGCGGTTCGTTGGTTAAACAATCCTATACCAACGGCAATAAAGCAGATTTTGCAAGCAGCAGTGCCGGTATCTCACGCATCGATATTTATGAAAACGGTGATGTTACACTCAACTTTTTTACGCTTGAAAATGGTACACAAGCACCGGTTTTTAGCCGCTTGTTATACACTCTGACAACAGAAAAAGAGGAAGACCTCACTGCAAAACGACAGGAACTTTTTAAAGACTCCACACACACTACTTTCGCCAGCCTTCAATATCAGGCTACAAAAAGTTACGAGAAATGGATGGGCACTAACTACCGCCAGGTATGGGAAACGCCTGTTGAAGCCCGTGTTTTTGATATCAGCAAAGAAAAAGGCGGACTTTCTGTATTAAAACGGGGAGGCGGTCAGCAAACCAAATCGCTTCGTATGGAAACGGATGAAGGCCATCAATATGTACTGCGTTCGCTGGAAAAATTTGCTGAAGGTGCACTCCCCAACGAAATGAAGCCAACTTTCGCTAAAGACATTGTGCAGGATCAGATTTCAGCCTCGAATCCCTACTCGGCAATGCCGGCAGCTGTTTTAGCCGAACATGCAGGCGTTTTTCACACCAACCCCGAAGTGGTTTATGTGCCGCAGGATCCACTTCTAAAACAGTACAAAGAAGACATGAAAAGCGGCTTGTTTTTGTTTGAAGAACGACCGGCAAACGACAGAAGTGATTTAGCAAGTTTTGGCTATTCGAAAGACATTGTCGGCACCGACGATGTGCTTGAAAAAATTATAGAAAGTGAAGACTACCAGGTAGATCAAAAAGCCGTGTTGCGTGCCCGTTTGCTCGACATTTTTATTAACGACTGGGACCGTCACGATGACCAGTGGCGTTGGGCTTCGTTTGAAGAAGGCAGTAAAACCATTTACAAACCCATTCCACGTGACCGCGATCAAACGTTTTTTGTAAACCAGGGAATTTTACCCGGAATTGCATCGCTGCCCTTTATTTTGCCTAAGCTTCAGAACTTTCAGCCACGTACAAAAAATGTGGTTGGACTGGGATTTAACGCTCGTTATTTCGACCGTACTTTCCTGAATCATATGGAGTGGGAAGACTGGCAGGAAGCCAACACCGAACTGATGAACCGAATGACACCGGAAGCAATAAACGAAGCTATGGCAACTTTTCCTGAGGAGGTGCAGCCATTGGTTGCCGATTCTACCGCAAAAATTCTGCTCGAACGAAAAAAATACATGGAGGAGATGGCGCAAGAACTTTATCTCTACCTGGCTAAACGTATAAATATTCCGGGCACCGACAGGAAAGACCTTTTCGAAATTAAACGTAAAAACGACAACGAAACGGAAATACGCGTTTATCACATAAAAAAAGACGACAGCAAAGGCAAACTTATTTATCAGCGTACGATTAAAACCAACGAAACCCACGAAGTAGTTTGCTACGGACTTGACGACGAGGATCGTTTTGAGATCAGTGGAGAGGTAAAAAAAGGTCCCATCATAAGGATTGTTGGAGGGCAGGATAAGGATGTGGTGGTGAACAACTCAAAAGTAGGCGGTATTAGAACGAAAACGCTGGTTTACGACCTGCTAAAAAGTACCGAAATTGAAGGAAGCGGCACAACGAATGCCAAACTCACCAACAACAAAATTATTCATGAATACGACCGGAAATATTTTAAACGCGATGTGGGAATGCCGCTTGCCAGCGGAGGTTACAATGCCGACGATGGTGTTTATATTGGCTATGGCCGGTCGTGGTATAAACAGCGTTTCCGGCGCGACACCAAAACATCTCTTCTGGGCGAGTATTCCATCGAAAATTCATCATTTAATATCAATGCGCAATACGAATCGCTGTCGACAAACAATGGTTTGGATGCTATTTTTGGCGTGGATGCAAGCACCGAAAATTATACCACTAACTTTTTTGGTTTCGGGAACAACTCTAACTACAAAAACAGCGGCTACGACGATGATTACTATAAAGTAAAACAACGACGAATAGTGGCTCAGCTGGCTGTTCAAAAACGATTTGGCGAGTCGGTTTGGGCGCGCTACGACGAGGATGAAGAACATAAAGACCACCCGATAAACGAGCACAAATTAGGACTAACGGCACAGTGGCAACTAAACGACACCAAAGAAGAGGAATATAAATTTATTACCAACTTTGATGAAAATGGTCTTTCTCCTGAAAATCTGGCCCAGATACATTATGCTGTTTTGGGCGGTTATTATGGTTATCAAAACCTGAACAAAGATTTCAGGCCAACACGTGGTTTTGTTGTAGATGCATCGGTCAATCACTATCTGAATTTGAAGGGAGAAGAGCCCGATTTCACCAAGATTAGCGGGTCGGCTGCTACCTTACTGAGTTTTACCAAATATCCGCGCACTGTTTTTGCGTTCCGGGTTGGTGGCGAAAAAATATTTGGTGATTACTTTTTTCACGACGCCGCAATTTTAGATGGTAAAACAAATCTTCGCGGATACCGAAAAACCCGGTTTTACGGCGATGCAAGCGCCTATTTTAACTCTGAGCTGCGTTTTAAAGTCATCGATTTTAAAAACTACCTGCTTACCGGCGAACTGGGTGTACTTTTATTCGACGATGTTGGCCGCGTGTGGTTTGATGGCGAAGAATCCTCGAAATGGCACAACGGTTATGGCGGAGGAATCTGGTTGTCGCCGTTTAAAATGGCCATTGTAACGGCCACTCTAAACAAAAGCCATGAAGAAACGTTGGTTCAATTTAACTTTAGCTTTTTATTTTGA
- a CDS encoding phosphoglycerate mutase family protein: MKTLSQFIIVLVILLCVQHLAAQEVILIRHASVKLERHGWMGAKKASKMRAAYDTAPISQFDPDTVLSKIPKRITDTVYVSGLSRSIATGLKLFGDSATIVSLQELNEFEMHMVWLPLYLPFNAWTSISRTSWLMGLEKPGTESFQEARERVDDVCSFIERKAEQNKQVIMVTHGFINRNISKELEKRGWRVVQNNGKKNLGATVLRK, from the coding sequence TTGAAGACACTTTCTCAATTCATAATCGTTCTGGTAATCCTTTTATGTGTGCAACATTTGGCTGCACAAGAAGTGATTTTGATTCGGCATGCTTCAGTAAAACTGGAACGACATGGCTGGATGGGTGCAAAAAAAGCTTCAAAAATGCGCGCTGCATACGACACTGCCCCGATAAGTCAGTTCGATCCGGATACCGTATTAAGCAAAATCCCAAAACGAATTACCGACACCGTTTACGTTAGTGGCCTGTCGCGTTCAATCGCAACGGGATTAAAACTTTTTGGCGATTCGGCAACAATTGTGTCTTTGCAGGAACTCAACGAATTTGAAATGCACATGGTTTGGCTCCCCCTGTATTTGCCCTTTAACGCATGGACTTCCATATCGAGGACATCGTGGCTAATGGGGCTGGAAAAACCGGGAACAGAATCGTTTCAGGAAGCCCGTGAGCGTGTAGATGATGTTTGTTCTTTTATTGAAAGAAAGGCGGAACAAAATAAACAGGTAATTATGGTAACACATGGTTTTATAAACCGGAACATTTCCAAAGAACTGGAAAAACGCGGGTGGCGGGTAGTACAAAACAACGGCAAAAAAAACCTGGGAGCCACCGTTTTAAGAAAATAA
- a CDS encoding DUF6565 domain-containing protein — protein MKYSKYLIVCCLVWLLACSTPTTKEDYLDRFERFVERVDNNHKKYGRKDWEWADEKFEKYNSEWYLEYRDDFTVEDQIKIKGLIIKYYALKNKESVGDMLHDLFKDDVNKIGDKIQQYIDEDFDEDLDKIIDGAAEIGDSALKVMEDAVRKLDESF, from the coding sequence ATGAAGTATTCAAAATATTTGATAGTGTGTTGTTTGGTTTGGTTGCTTGCATGTTCTACTCCAACAACGAAGGAAGATTATCTCGACAGGTTTGAACGTTTTGTTGAGCGGGTAGATAATAACCATAAAAAATATGGACGGAAGGACTGGGAGTGGGCCGATGAGAAATTTGAAAAGTACAACTCGGAGTGGTACCTCGAATACCGCGACGATTTTACGGTTGAAGATCAGATAAAAATTAAGGGACTGATCATTAAATACTACGCGCTGAAAAATAAAGAGAGTGTTGGCGATATGCTACACGACTTGTTTAAAGACGACGTAAATAAAATTGGCGATAAAATACAGCAATACATTGATGAAGACTTTGACGAGGATTTGGACAAAATAATTGATGGTGCTGCTGAAATTGGCGATTCTGCCCTAAAAGTAATGGAAGATGCTGTCAGGAAATTGGATGAATCTTTTTAA
- a CDS encoding phosphoribosyltransferase produces the protein MVPLSFKEITERLKIIEFPQIDVVIGIGTGGVPAATMVAYHLDAELLVMTLNYRDDENNPRYNEPKVLEKANWDLEGKRILLVDDVSVSGKTMEAALEQLKGLHVKTCAMKGRADYVLFPEIKDCVKWPWKP, from the coding sequence ATGGTACCATTATCGTTTAAAGAAATAACAGAACGACTTAAAATAATTGAGTTTCCCCAAATTGATGTGGTAATTGGCATTGGCACAGGCGGTGTTCCGGCGGCAACGATGGTGGCATATCATCTTGATGCTGAACTGTTGGTGATGACACTGAATTACCGCGATGACGAAAATAATCCACGCTACAACGAGCCCAAAGTATTGGAAAAAGCCAACTGGGATTTGGAAGGGAAACGTATTTTATTGGTCGATGATGTATCGGTGTCGGGTAAAACCATGGAGGCTGCACTTGAACAGTTAAAAGGTTTACATGTAAAAACCTGCGCCATGAAAGGAAGAGCTGACTATGTGCTGTTTCCCGAAATTAAAGATTGTGTAAAATGGCCCTGGAAACCATAA